The following proteins are encoded in a genomic region of Candidatus Manganitrophaceae bacterium:
- the trpC gene encoding indole-3-glycerol phosphate synthase TrpC, with translation MIFLDEILKIKREEVGRRKGRRTLQELRSRIADAGPTRGFQRTLRERQEGSPRLIAEIKKASPSKGVIRERFEPVEIAKIYEGEGAAALSILTEEHFFLGSPSFLQEVRSVSTLPLLKKDFILDELQVYEARAWGADALLLIAALLERRQAVDYFHLARELSLDVLVEVHTEKELEQVLDWAPIIGINNRDLQTFKTDLETTFRLLREIPASLRKERIVISESGIHSRKEVERLYDAEVDAMLIGETFMASEKMADKMKELLGR, from the coding sequence ATGATTTTCTTAGATGAGATTCTTAAAATCAAGCGCGAAGAGGTCGGCCGCCGCAAGGGGCGACGAACCCTTCAGGAACTCCGGTCGCGGATTGCCGACGCCGGCCCGACCCGCGGGTTCCAGCGAACACTTCGAGAACGGCAGGAAGGGTCGCCGCGGCTGATCGCCGAGATCAAAAAGGCTTCCCCTTCCAAGGGGGTGATCCGGGAGCGGTTCGAGCCGGTCGAGATCGCCAAAATTTATGAGGGAGAAGGGGCCGCCGCCCTCTCCATCCTCACGGAGGAGCACTTTTTCCTGGGGAGCCCTTCATTTCTGCAAGAGGTTCGATCGGTCAGCACCCTGCCGCTTTTAAAAAAAGATTTTATTCTCGACGAGCTCCAAGTCTACGAAGCGCGCGCGTGGGGGGCCGACGCCCTCTTGTTGATCGCCGCGCTGTTGGAACGGCGGCAAGCGGTAGATTATTTTCATCTGGCGCGGGAGCTCTCGCTCGATGTGCTGGTCGAAGTGCATACCGAAAAAGAGCTGGAGCAGGTGCTCGATTGGGCGCCGATCATCGGGATCAACAATCGCGACCTCCAGACCTTCAAGACCGACCTGGAGACGACCTTTCGCCTGCTTCGCGAAATCCCCGCTTCTCTTCGAAAAGAGCGGATCGTGATCAGCGAGAGCGGGATTCATTCGAGAAAAGAGGTCGAGCGGCTCTATGATGCGGAGGTCGATGCAATGCTGATCGGCGAGACGTTCATGGCCTCCGAGAAGATGGCCGACAAGATGAAGGAATTACTGGGGAGATAG
- a CDS encoding phosphoribosylanthranilate isomerase, with amino-acid sequence MMKVKICGITHLEDAMAAAEQGADAVGFIFAPESPRFVPPETVRKIIDALPPFVTTVAVFTAGVEKDFRYAIDECGVDLIQFHGPFSPEVIAPFATRAIGVIRVRDEKSLEEIARVSARAILLDAYHPQQLGGSGEVFDWTIAATAAPSARVILAGGLTPENVAAAVARVRPYGVDVSSGVEKIKGKKDAMKIKRFIEAAKRAGDTNVAAE; translated from the coding sequence ATTATGAAGGTCAAAATCTGCGGGATCACCCACCTGGAAGATGCAATGGCGGCGGCGGAGCAGGGCGCCGATGCGGTCGGATTTATCTTCGCACCGGAGAGCCCGCGGTTCGTTCCGCCTGAGACGGTCCGAAAGATCATCGATGCTCTTCCGCCGTTCGTCACGACCGTCGCCGTCTTTACCGCGGGGGTGGAAAAAGATTTTCGCTATGCGATTGACGAATGCGGCGTCGATCTCATTCAGTTCCATGGGCCGTTTTCGCCCGAGGTGATCGCGCCGTTCGCCACGCGGGCCATTGGCGTGATCCGCGTCCGGGATGAGAAGAGCCTGGAAGAGATCGCCCGCGTTTCGGCCCGCGCTATTTTGCTCGATGCGTACCATCCCCAGCAGCTCGGTGGAAGCGGCGAAGTCTTTGACTGGACGATTGCCGCAACGGCGGCGCCCTCGGCGAGGGTCATCCTGGCGGGCGGCCTGACCCCAGAAAATGTAGCCGCCGCGGTGGCCCGGGTGCGACCCTACGGCGTCGATGTCAGCAGCGGGGTGGAGAAGATAAAAGGAAAGAAGGATGCGATGAAGATCAAACGGTTTATCGAGGCGGCCAAGCGGGCGGGAGATACAAATGTTGCTGCCGAATAA
- the trpB gene encoding tryptophan synthase subunit beta, whose amino-acid sequence MQMLLPNKKGRFGSYGGRYVPETLMPALEELETAYQAVRRDSAFKKALADGLKNYVGRPTPLYFAKRLSERLGGAKVYLKREDLCHTGAHKINNTMGQILLTQRMGKQRVIAETGAGQHGVAVATVAARAGLACEVYMGTDDMERQALNVIRMRMLGAKVTGVKAGSRTLKDAISEAMRDWTTNIRTTHYILGSVLGPHPYPMMIRDFQSVIGEEARHQILRAEGTLPDLLIACVGGGSNAIGLFYPFLSDKSVRMIGVEAGGRGIAAGQHAARFAAGSVGVLHGTMTYLLQDPHGQIETTHSVSAGLDYAAVGPEHSYYRELKRIEYTYATDEEALAAFRLLAETEGILPALESAHAIAHLVKVAPTLSPDQRVIVNLSGRGDKDVNQLSQMKQFMSEFGENK is encoded by the coding sequence ATACAAATGTTGCTGCCGAATAAGAAGGGGCGGTTCGGTTCCTACGGCGGGCGGTATGTCCCTGAGACGTTGATGCCGGCGCTGGAAGAGTTGGAGACGGCCTATCAGGCGGTCCGGCGCGATTCGGCCTTTAAGAAAGCGCTCGCCGACGGGTTGAAAAATTATGTCGGCCGTCCCACGCCGCTTTATTTCGCGAAGCGGCTCTCGGAACGGCTGGGAGGGGCAAAGGTTTATCTCAAACGGGAAGACCTTTGCCACACCGGCGCGCACAAAATCAACAACACCATGGGTCAGATTCTCCTGACGCAGCGGATGGGGAAACAGCGGGTGATCGCCGAGACCGGCGCCGGGCAGCATGGCGTGGCGGTGGCGACGGTGGCGGCGCGCGCGGGGCTCGCCTGCGAAGTCTATATGGGAACCGACGACATGGAGCGGCAGGCGCTCAATGTGATCCGGATGCGGATGCTCGGGGCCAAGGTGACCGGCGTCAAAGCCGGAAGCCGGACGTTGAAAGATGCGATCAGTGAGGCGATGCGCGATTGGACGACGAACATTCGAACCACCCATTATATTCTCGGCTCGGTCTTGGGGCCCCATCCCTATCCGATGATGATTCGCGACTTCCAGTCGGTCATCGGAGAGGAGGCGCGTCACCAGATCCTCCGGGCTGAAGGAACGCTTCCTGATCTCTTGATCGCCTGCGTCGGCGGGGGGAGCAATGCGATCGGTCTCTTTTATCCTTTTCTCTCCGACAAGTCGGTTCGGATGATCGGCGTGGAGGCGGGGGGCCGCGGCATCGCGGCCGGGCAGCATGCGGCACGGTTCGCCGCCGGGTCGGTCGGCGTGCTCCATGGGACGATGACCTACCTGCTTCAAGATCCGCATGGGCAGATCGAGACGACCCACTCGGTCTCGGCCGGGCTCGATTACGCCGCCGTCGGTCCGGAGCATAGCTATTACCGTGAATTAAAACGAATTGAGTATACCTATGCGACCGACGAAGAGGCGCTGGCGGCATTTCGGCTGCTGGCCGAGACCGAAGGCATTTTGCCGGCGCTGGAATCGGCCCACGCGATCGCTCATCTCGTGAAGGTGGCTCCGACCCTCTCGCCCGATCAGCGGGTGATCGTCAACCTTTCCGGGCGGGGAGATAAAGACGTAAACCAACTCTCGCAGATGAAGCAATTTATGTCGGAGTTCGGGGAGAACAAATAA